The following proteins come from a genomic window of Paramisgurnus dabryanus chromosome 19, PD_genome_1.1, whole genome shotgun sequence:
- the parp10 gene encoding protein mono-ADP-ribosyltransferase PARP10 isoform X1, giving the protein MAENSPEERSLEVLDLPDDFDEDYLSIYFENKRRSGGGDVESLERCGNKVVVVFKEAEDAAGVLSKESHVLNKTKLTVRKKPPKDPGKLLLKGLNPNTALESVELYVENITSMDVDKDFTLYRSPDKDLVLIHLHNPLSRDFQTIRDKVSKRGLDGAKFSLEQVEATNSILVSNLSPNTTDDTIEVYFGSSRSGGADVLGITMLADGCAKVSFKDFKSVDNILKKSHKLDDADLIVQPYFDFLQGEADQSPQNGQGTSMDEMDEDENGNSPDLYQSPIVSDPVMDTNLVDSAAIPQHTTSLVSRTAGSTSGAASSALEPMEVDLTDLDLPTQKECVSFISVPDVAKRHLVGLSKLPENLTKAHPNFDVSLTKDGIQIKGLDHIEVETLKNKVLDFLSSVTEVHLTYDKLKAEFLERQDVKNRLDVSLKGLQATYNVSDCTVSVVSSSLSAVNQARDLIESQISEFTVPVAREYENLVFTPECSDFLGSLDFCSAVVSDTGEIIKAVTMKGMEKEKQEKIVRFLSTPIQRESILSMDKGMLTFLQLHYQDLLADMGQVMIFPLDTGEGFNIKGDLCACQMAEEVLRGIMGSTCTRSIVVNQPGICRFLRELEGANLLAEMTAKFQVYINMEKVHWKPLEDNDIFELAWKMTYCHNFKRSSAATSLEDFTVRAGNSADANTSARIEEAKKILSVVGSDLATNMEDEDLYSDLDQDTSTMQEEESSSPRALQAIDMPSSSTPLNLCSLDEDARLSLAIQLSMEINRRPDTDNLQMALDRSRSDSMPNEENMQLEKAVEMSLEDEIRSNNKAEIFVYASYTHDLVRVDIALGKKVGQKQCEEKLEHKHLRKLSSFQKRCIDLIQRKHAVVINIQGTTAIISGFEDYVSEAVPDLRDFLRRASNCMSDAEIVKTVQWEWHDQGSSTAVPYSSDATVFIENAWKMKQKKIDILFDNQPYTIDFERMEEHSLASGKTVRIKRKILSADDLYTDGTDQDYSLLTNVPDASNLNEDSDEFQNVVKEFYDTIRDYRNKIKIIKVEKLSNKLLQDQYKLKKASMVRSSSEPEVERTLYHGTSETSVKEICIHGFNRSFCGKNATVYGQGVYFAVNSALSVLDTYSPPNADGHKFIFMAKVLTGDFTVGKHDMKTAPLKENSGVPVRYHSVTDHLSSPTLFVIFNDTQAYPEYLITCKKIYS; this is encoded by the exons ATGGCTGAAAACAGCCCAGAGGAGAGGAGTCTGGAAGTTCTGGATCTTCCTGATGATTTTGACGAGGACTATCTCTCCATCTACTTTGAAAACAAGCGCCGATCTGGAGGTGGTGATGTGGAGTCTTTGGAGAGATGTGGAAATAAAGTGGTAGTGGTATTTAAAGAAGCAGAGG ATGCTGCCGGGGTTCTTTCCAAAGAGTCCCATGTCCTCAATAAAACCAAACTTACAGTGCGTAAGAAACCACCGAAGGACCCGGGAAAGCTGTTGCTAAAAGGACTCAATCCAAACACTGCTCTGGAATCAGTGGAGTTGTATGTGGAAAACATTACTTCTATGGATGTCGATAAAGATTTCACGTTGTATCGGTCTCCAGACAAGGACCTGGTTCTCATTCACCTACACAACCCTTTGTCTAGag ATTTTCAGACGATCAGAGATAAAGTTTCTAAGAGGGGTCTTGATGGAGCAAAGTTCTCTCTTGAGCAAGTAGAAGCAACAAACTCCATTCTGGTGTCCAATCTGTCTCCCAACACCACAGACGACACAATAGAGGTCTACTTTGGAAGTAGTCGTAGTGGAGGGGCAGACGTCCTAGGAATTACCATGCTGGCTGATGGATGTGCTAAAGTGTCCTTTaaggattttaaat CTGTGGACAACATCCTTAAAAAATCACATAAATTGGATGACGCAGATTTAATAGTCCAGCCTTATTTTGATTTCCTACAAGGGGAGGCTGATCAATCACCTCAAAATGGGCAGGGAACATCAATGGATGAAATGGATGAGGATGAGAACGGAAACAGCCCAGACTTATATCAAAGTCCCATAGTTTCTGACCCAGTGATGGACACCAACCTAGTAGACAGTGCTGCTATTCCACAACACACCACAAGTTTAGTTAGCAGAACTGCTGGGTCTACTAGCGGTGCTGCCTCATCAGCATTAGAGCCTATGGAAGTTGATCTTACAGATCTTGACCTTCCTACCCAAAAAGAATGCGTTAGCTTTATATCTGTGCCTGATGTGGCCAAACGACACCTGGTAGGTTTGAGTAAGCTGCCCGAGAACCTCACAAAGGCTCACCCCAATTTTGATGTCAGTCTTACCAAAGATGGCATTCAAATCAAAGGTCTTGACCATATTGAGGTTGAAACACTCAAAAACAAAGTGCTGGATTTTCTAAGCAGTGTCACAGAGGTCCACCTGACATACGACAAACTCAAAGCCGAGTTTCTTGAAAGGCAAGATGTTAAAAACAGGCTAGATGTGTCATTGAAAGGTTTACAAGCAACATACAACGTGTCAGATTGTACAGTCTCCGTAGTATCGTCATCTCTTAGCGCAGTCAACCAGGCTCGAGATCTGATAGAGTCGCAGATATCCGAGTTTACCGTGCCCGTAGCCAGAGAATACGAGAATTTGGTTTTCACTCCAGAGTGCTCTGACTTCCTGGGCTCTCTGGACTTCTGCAGTGCCGTAGTGTCAGACACCGGTGAAATAATAAAGGCAGTCACCATGAAAGGGATGGAAAAGGAGAAACAAGAGAAGATTGTTCGCTTTCTCAGCACTCCAATCCAGAGGGAATCCATTCTGTCTATGGATAAAGGGATGCTGACGTTCCTGCAGCTCCATTATCAAGATCTACTCGCAGACATGGGACAGGTCATGATATTCCCATTGGACACGGGCGAAGGATTCAAT ATCAAAGGAGATCTGTGTGCGTGTCAGATGGCGGAGGAGGTGTTGAGAGGTATTATGGGTTCAACCTGCACCAGAAGCATTGTGGTCAACCAGCCTGGCATTTGCCGTTTCTTGAGGGAGTTGGAGGGAGCCAACTTACTGGCAGAAATGACGGCCAAGTTTCAGGTTTACAtcaacatggaaaaagtccacTGGAAACCTCTAGAAGACAAT GATATTTTCGAGCTGGCATGGAAAATGACATACTGTCACAACTTTAAGAGAAGTTCTGCAGCAACTTCATTAGAGGATTTCACTGTAAGAGCGGGGAATTCTGCTGATGCCAACACATCAG CTCGTATTGAAGAAGCTAAGAAGATCTTATCAGTTGTTGGCAGTGACCTGGCCACAAACATGGAAGATGAAGATCTCTATTCAGATCTGGACCAGGATACCTCCACAATGCAAGAAGAGGAGTCTTCCTCACCTCGTGCACTGCAGGCCATTGACATGCCAAGCTCCTCTACACCTCTGAATCTCTGCAGCCTTGACGAAGACGCAAGACTCTCATTGGCGATTCAGCTGTCCATGGAGATCAATCGGAGACCGGACACAGACAACCTTCAGATGGCTCTTGATCGTTCCAGGAGTGATTCCATGCCAAATGAGGAGAACATGCAGCTTGAGAAGGCCGTCGAGATGTCGTTGGAGGACGAGATCCGATCTAACAATAAGGCCGAGATCTTCGTTTACGCGAGCTACACCCACGATCTTGTTAGGGTGGACATTGCGTTAGGAAAGAAGGTGGGTCAAAAGCAGTGTGAGGAGAAGTTAGAACACAAGCACTTGCGTAAGCTCTCCTCCTTTCAGAAGAGATGCATAGATCTTATTCAAAGAAAGCATGCTGTGGTGATCAACATACAGGGGACCACTGCTATCATCTCTGGATTTGAAGATTACGTCTCGGAGGCTGTGCCTGACCTCAGGGACTTTCTGAGAAGGGCATCGAACTGTATGAGCGATGCAGAAATCGTAAAAACCGTACAGTGGGAGTGGCACGACCAGGGGTCCTCCACGGCTGTACCGTACTCTTCAGATGCCACGGTGTTTATTGAGAACGCTTGGAAGATGAAACAAAAGAAGATTGACATTTTATTTGACAATCAGCCATACACCATTGACTTCGAGAGGATGGAGGAACATAGTCTCGCATCTGGAAAGACTGTGCGAATTAAACGGAAAATTTTAAGTGCAGACGACTTGTACACGGATGGCACAG atCAAGATTACAGTCTGCTGACTAACGTGCCTGATGCATCTAATTTAAATGAAGACTCGGATGAATTTCAAAATGTGGTCAAAGAGTTTTATGACACCATTCGGGATTACCGCAACAAAATCAAAATCATTAAG GTCGAGAAGCTCTCGAATAAACTTTTACAAGACCAGTATAAACTGAAGAAAGCCAGTATGGTGAGGAGCTCTTCCGAACCGGAGGTGGAACGAACCCTCTACCACGGCACCAGTGAAACCAGTGTGAAGGAAATCTGTATTCACGGCTTCAACAGGAGCTTCTGTGGAAAAAATG CTACTGTGTATGGTCAGGGTGTGTACTTTGCCGTGAACTCTGCACTGTCTGTGTTGGACACCTACTCTCCACCCAATGCAGATGGGCACAAGTTTATTTTTATGGCCAAAGTGCTCACTGGAGACTTCACAGTGGGCAAGCATGACATGAAAACCGCTCCACTCAAGGAGAATTCTGGTGTACCTGTCAGATATCACAGCGTGACAGATCATTTGAGCTCTCCTACTTTGTTTGTGATTTTCAACGACACACAGGCCTATCCTGAGTACCTTATTACATGCAAGAAGATCTACAGCTAA
- the parp10 gene encoding protein mono-ADP-ribosyltransferase PARP10 isoform X2, with the protein MAENSPEERSLEVLDLPDDFDEDYLSIYFENKRRSGGGDVESLERCGNKVVVVFKEAEDAAGVLSKESHVLNKTKLTVRKKPPKDPGKLLLKGLNPNTALESVELYVENITSMDVDKDFTLYRSPDKDLVLIHLHNPLSRDFQTIRDKVSKRGLDGAKFSLEQVEATNSILVSNLSPNTTDDTIEVYFGSSRSGGADVLGITMLADGCAKVSFKDFKSVDNILKKSHKLDDADLIVQPYFDFLQGEADQSPQNGQGTSMDEMDEDENGNSPDLYQSPIVSDPVMDTNLVDSAAIPQHTTSLVSRTAGSTSGAASSALEPMEVDLTDLDLPTQKECVSFISVPDVAKRHLVGLSKLPENLTKAHPNFDVSLTKDGIQIKGLDHIEVETLKNKVLDFLSSVTEVHLTYDKLKAEFLERQDVKNRLDVSLKGLQATYNVSDCTVSVVSSSLSAVNQARDLIESQISEFTVPVAREYENLVFTPECSDFLGSLDFCSAVVSDTGEIIKAVTMKGMEKEKQEKIVRFLSTPIQRESILSMDKGMLTFLQLHYQDLLADMGQVMIFPLDTGEGFNIKGDLCACQMAEEVLRGIMGSTCTRSIVVNQPGICRFLRELEGANLLAEMTAKFQVYINMEKVHWKPLEDNDIFELAWKMTYCHNFKRSSAATSLEDFTVRAGNSADANTSARIEEAKKILSVVGSDLATNMEDEDLYSDLDQDTSTMQEEESSSPRALQAIDMPSSSTPLNLCSLDEDARLSLAIQLSMEINRRPDTDNLQMALDRSRSDSMPNEENMQLEKAVEMSLEDEIRSNNKAEIFVYASYTHDLVRVDIALGKKVGQKQCEEKLEHKHLRKLSSFQKRCIDLIQRKHAVVINIQGTTAIISGFEDYVSEAVPDLRDFLRRASNCMSDAEIVKTVQWEWHDQGSSTAVPYSSDATVFIENAWKMKQKKIDILFDNQPYTIDFERMEEHSLASGKTVRIKRKILSADDLYTDGTDYSLLTNVPDASNLNEDSDEFQNVVKEFYDTIRDYRNKIKIIKVEKLSNKLLQDQYKLKKASMVRSSSEPEVERTLYHGTSETSVKEICIHGFNRSFCGKNATVYGQGVYFAVNSALSVLDTYSPPNADGHKFIFMAKVLTGDFTVGKHDMKTAPLKENSGVPVRYHSVTDHLSSPTLFVIFNDTQAYPEYLITCKKIYS; encoded by the exons ATGGCTGAAAACAGCCCAGAGGAGAGGAGTCTGGAAGTTCTGGATCTTCCTGATGATTTTGACGAGGACTATCTCTCCATCTACTTTGAAAACAAGCGCCGATCTGGAGGTGGTGATGTGGAGTCTTTGGAGAGATGTGGAAATAAAGTGGTAGTGGTATTTAAAGAAGCAGAGG ATGCTGCCGGGGTTCTTTCCAAAGAGTCCCATGTCCTCAATAAAACCAAACTTACAGTGCGTAAGAAACCACCGAAGGACCCGGGAAAGCTGTTGCTAAAAGGACTCAATCCAAACACTGCTCTGGAATCAGTGGAGTTGTATGTGGAAAACATTACTTCTATGGATGTCGATAAAGATTTCACGTTGTATCGGTCTCCAGACAAGGACCTGGTTCTCATTCACCTACACAACCCTTTGTCTAGag ATTTTCAGACGATCAGAGATAAAGTTTCTAAGAGGGGTCTTGATGGAGCAAAGTTCTCTCTTGAGCAAGTAGAAGCAACAAACTCCATTCTGGTGTCCAATCTGTCTCCCAACACCACAGACGACACAATAGAGGTCTACTTTGGAAGTAGTCGTAGTGGAGGGGCAGACGTCCTAGGAATTACCATGCTGGCTGATGGATGTGCTAAAGTGTCCTTTaaggattttaaat CTGTGGACAACATCCTTAAAAAATCACATAAATTGGATGACGCAGATTTAATAGTCCAGCCTTATTTTGATTTCCTACAAGGGGAGGCTGATCAATCACCTCAAAATGGGCAGGGAACATCAATGGATGAAATGGATGAGGATGAGAACGGAAACAGCCCAGACTTATATCAAAGTCCCATAGTTTCTGACCCAGTGATGGACACCAACCTAGTAGACAGTGCTGCTATTCCACAACACACCACAAGTTTAGTTAGCAGAACTGCTGGGTCTACTAGCGGTGCTGCCTCATCAGCATTAGAGCCTATGGAAGTTGATCTTACAGATCTTGACCTTCCTACCCAAAAAGAATGCGTTAGCTTTATATCTGTGCCTGATGTGGCCAAACGACACCTGGTAGGTTTGAGTAAGCTGCCCGAGAACCTCACAAAGGCTCACCCCAATTTTGATGTCAGTCTTACCAAAGATGGCATTCAAATCAAAGGTCTTGACCATATTGAGGTTGAAACACTCAAAAACAAAGTGCTGGATTTTCTAAGCAGTGTCACAGAGGTCCACCTGACATACGACAAACTCAAAGCCGAGTTTCTTGAAAGGCAAGATGTTAAAAACAGGCTAGATGTGTCATTGAAAGGTTTACAAGCAACATACAACGTGTCAGATTGTACAGTCTCCGTAGTATCGTCATCTCTTAGCGCAGTCAACCAGGCTCGAGATCTGATAGAGTCGCAGATATCCGAGTTTACCGTGCCCGTAGCCAGAGAATACGAGAATTTGGTTTTCACTCCAGAGTGCTCTGACTTCCTGGGCTCTCTGGACTTCTGCAGTGCCGTAGTGTCAGACACCGGTGAAATAATAAAGGCAGTCACCATGAAAGGGATGGAAAAGGAGAAACAAGAGAAGATTGTTCGCTTTCTCAGCACTCCAATCCAGAGGGAATCCATTCTGTCTATGGATAAAGGGATGCTGACGTTCCTGCAGCTCCATTATCAAGATCTACTCGCAGACATGGGACAGGTCATGATATTCCCATTGGACACGGGCGAAGGATTCAAT ATCAAAGGAGATCTGTGTGCGTGTCAGATGGCGGAGGAGGTGTTGAGAGGTATTATGGGTTCAACCTGCACCAGAAGCATTGTGGTCAACCAGCCTGGCATTTGCCGTTTCTTGAGGGAGTTGGAGGGAGCCAACTTACTGGCAGAAATGACGGCCAAGTTTCAGGTTTACAtcaacatggaaaaagtccacTGGAAACCTCTAGAAGACAAT GATATTTTCGAGCTGGCATGGAAAATGACATACTGTCACAACTTTAAGAGAAGTTCTGCAGCAACTTCATTAGAGGATTTCACTGTAAGAGCGGGGAATTCTGCTGATGCCAACACATCAG CTCGTATTGAAGAAGCTAAGAAGATCTTATCAGTTGTTGGCAGTGACCTGGCCACAAACATGGAAGATGAAGATCTCTATTCAGATCTGGACCAGGATACCTCCACAATGCAAGAAGAGGAGTCTTCCTCACCTCGTGCACTGCAGGCCATTGACATGCCAAGCTCCTCTACACCTCTGAATCTCTGCAGCCTTGACGAAGACGCAAGACTCTCATTGGCGATTCAGCTGTCCATGGAGATCAATCGGAGACCGGACACAGACAACCTTCAGATGGCTCTTGATCGTTCCAGGAGTGATTCCATGCCAAATGAGGAGAACATGCAGCTTGAGAAGGCCGTCGAGATGTCGTTGGAGGACGAGATCCGATCTAACAATAAGGCCGAGATCTTCGTTTACGCGAGCTACACCCACGATCTTGTTAGGGTGGACATTGCGTTAGGAAAGAAGGTGGGTCAAAAGCAGTGTGAGGAGAAGTTAGAACACAAGCACTTGCGTAAGCTCTCCTCCTTTCAGAAGAGATGCATAGATCTTATTCAAAGAAAGCATGCTGTGGTGATCAACATACAGGGGACCACTGCTATCATCTCTGGATTTGAAGATTACGTCTCGGAGGCTGTGCCTGACCTCAGGGACTTTCTGAGAAGGGCATCGAACTGTATGAGCGATGCAGAAATCGTAAAAACCGTACAGTGGGAGTGGCACGACCAGGGGTCCTCCACGGCTGTACCGTACTCTTCAGATGCCACGGTGTTTATTGAGAACGCTTGGAAGATGAAACAAAAGAAGATTGACATTTTATTTGACAATCAGCCATACACCATTGACTTCGAGAGGATGGAGGAACATAGTCTCGCATCTGGAAAGACTGTGCGAATTAAACGGAAAATTTTAAGTGCAGACGACTTGTACACGGATGGCACAG ATTACAGTCTGCTGACTAACGTGCCTGATGCATCTAATTTAAATGAAGACTCGGATGAATTTCAAAATGTGGTCAAAGAGTTTTATGACACCATTCGGGATTACCGCAACAAAATCAAAATCATTAAG GTCGAGAAGCTCTCGAATAAACTTTTACAAGACCAGTATAAACTGAAGAAAGCCAGTATGGTGAGGAGCTCTTCCGAACCGGAGGTGGAACGAACCCTCTACCACGGCACCAGTGAAACCAGTGTGAAGGAAATCTGTATTCACGGCTTCAACAGGAGCTTCTGTGGAAAAAATG CTACTGTGTATGGTCAGGGTGTGTACTTTGCCGTGAACTCTGCACTGTCTGTGTTGGACACCTACTCTCCACCCAATGCAGATGGGCACAAGTTTATTTTTATGGCCAAAGTGCTCACTGGAGACTTCACAGTGGGCAAGCATGACATGAAAACCGCTCCACTCAAGGAGAATTCTGGTGTACCTGTCAGATATCACAGCGTGACAGATCATTTGAGCTCTCCTACTTTGTTTGTGATTTTCAACGACACACAGGCCTATCCTGAGTACCTTATTACATGCAAGAAGATCTACAGCTAA
- the polr2k gene encoding DNA-directed RNA polymerases I, II, and III subunit RPABC4 produces the protein MDPQKDVQPPKQQPMIYICGECHTENEIKARDPIRCRECGYRIMYKKRTKRLVVFDAR, from the exons ATGGATCCTCAAAAAGACGTTCAGCCTCCGAAACAGCAGCCGATGATCTACATTTGTGGAG AGTGTCATACAGAAAATGAGATTAAAGCCAGAGACCCCATTAGATGCAGAGAATGTGGATACAGGATTATGTACAAGAAAAGGACCAAAAGAT TGGTCGTATTTGATGCCAGATGA